The window AATAATTCCGGCGGGGTTTAATGCCCCGCTGGAATTTCTAACGGGGTTTACTTCATGCGTTTTGGCGGTCTGTAAAGGGTCGCCTCTCATGGAAAGGGAAATCCGCTTTCGCTCAATCTCCACACTGAGCACAGTCACCATCACCTTCTGATGGACCTTCACCACATCGTTTGGGTTCTTAACAAAGCGGTTTGAAAGTTCGCTGATGTGAGCCAGGCCGTCCTGATGGACACCGATATCTACAAACGCACCGAAAGCCGTGATGTTGGTGACAATTCCCGGAAGCTTCATGCCCGGTTTAAGATCCTCTATCTTTTCAACTCCTTCGGTAAAGGCAAAGGTCTCAAACGGCTCCCTTGGGTCGCGCCCGGGCTTGGCAAGCTCGTTCAGAATATCACTGAGCGTAGGCAGGCCAACTATTTCGGTCATGTACTGCCTTAAGTCAATCTGTTTCCGAAGATCCCCGGTCCGCATCAGATCGTCCACCGAGCAACCGAGGTTTCGGGCCATGGCTTCGACGATGGGATAGCTTTCAGGGTGAACGGCGCTTGCGTCCAGCGGGTTTTCTGCGCTCCGTATCCGGAGAAATCCGGCTGCCTGCTCAAATGCCTTTGGGCCCAGACGTGGAACCTTTCTCAACTCCTCCCTTGAGCCAAACGGACCATGTTCATTCCGATACCCCACGATCGCCCTGGCGAGATGAGGCCCCAACCCGGAGACATAGGTTAGGAGCTGTTTACTTGCCGTATTCACCTCAACGCCAACAGCGTTGACACAGCTCATCACCACGTCATCGAGGCCCCTTTTTAGTGCATGCTGTTCGACATCATGCTGATATTGGCCGACTCCAATTGACTTCGGATCGATCTTGACCAGTTCGGCAAGAGGGTCCATCAGTCGCCTCCCGATAGAAACCGCTCCCCTCACCGTAATATCGTGATCGGGAAACTCCTCCCGCGCCACTTCGGACGCAGAATAAACGGATGCCCCGCTCTCATTCACCATCATGACGGAAATTCGCTTGGGCAGATTGATCCCTTTCACAAAGGCCTCCGTCTCCCTCCCCGCGGTTCCGTTCCCCACTGCAATCGCCTCCACCTGAAACCGGTCGCAAAGCTCCATCAGCTTTCCCGCTGCCCCGGCAGCCCCTTTCTCCGATTGATGGGGAAAAATCGTATCGGTATGAATGAGCTTTCCCTGTTGATCGAGACATACGACTTTGCAGCCTGTTCGGAAACCGGGATCAATGGCAAGCACGTTTTTCTGGCCCAGCGGCGGCGCCAGAAGAAGCTGACGGAGGTTTCCCACAAACACCCGGATGGCCTCTTCGTCGGCCCGCTTCTTCGTAAACGTCCGTATCTCCGTCTCCATCGATGGAAGAAGGAGGCGTTGATAACTGTCTTCAAGGGCTTGCCTCACCTGCTCAGAGGCTGGACCATTCCCTTTGATGAAAAAAGCTCCCAATATCGCAATCCCCTCTTGCTCCGGCGGGACAACGCGAAGCGTCAGAACCTCCTCCTTCTCCCCACGCCTCATCGCGAGAATCCGATGAGAGGGCGCCGCATCAACGGATTCTTCCCAGTCATAGTAGTCCCTGTACTTGATCCCTTCCTTCTCTTTTTCAGGGATGACCTTTGACCTGAACCGGGCCTTCTGGAGGAAGAAATCCCTTGTCCTGGCCCGTGCGGCTGCATCTTCACTGATCCACTCTGCGATGATGTCCCGTGCTCCTGCAAGCGCTTCCTCAGCACAATGGACCTCCTTTTCGGCATCGATGAAGGCCGAAGCCTCGCCAAGTGGATCCCGGTTCACAGGGTCGATGCCGTCTTGCCCAAAAAGACGTTGCGCCAGGGGCTCGAGCCCCTTCTCTCTCGCTACGGTGGCCCGCGTCCTGCGCTTAGGCCGGAAGGGAAGGTAAATATCCTCCAGGACGGCCATCGTTTCCGCCGCATGGAGCTTCTCTTTAAGCTCTTCGGTTAAAAACCCTCTCTCTTCGAGAGATCCAAAAATGGCATCCCTGCGGCTGTCTAATTCAGATAGTTTTTCAAGCCGGTCCCGGATTGCAGTGATGGCCACTTCATCCAGGGATTGGGTGGCTTCCTTTCGGTAACGGGAAATAAAAGGGATGGTCGCTCCCTCTTCGAGAAGCAGGG is drawn from Candidatus Eisenbacteria bacterium and contains these coding sequences:
- a CDS encoding Tex family protein, with translation MNETHIERIAVELSFTPKQVSAVALLLEEGATIPFISRYRKEATQSLDEVAITAIRDRLEKLSELDSRRDAIFGSLEERGFLTEELKEKLHAAETMAVLEDIYLPFRPKRRTRATVAREKGLEPLAQRLFGQDGIDPVNRDPLGEASAFIDAEKEVHCAEEALAGARDIIAEWISEDAAARARTRDFFLQKARFRSKVIPEKEKEGIKYRDYYDWEESVDAAPSHRILAMRRGEKEEVLTLRVVPPEQEGIAILGAFFIKGNGPASEQVRQALEDSYQRLLLPSMETEIRTFTKKRADEEAIRVFVGNLRQLLLAPPLGQKNVLAIDPGFRTGCKVVCLDQQGKLIHTDTIFPHQSEKGAAGAAGKLMELCDRFQVEAIAVGNGTAGRETEAFVKGINLPKRISVMMVNESGASVYSASEVAREEFPDHDITVRGAVSIGRRLMDPLAELVKIDPKSIGVGQYQHDVEQHALKRGLDDVVMSCVNAVGVEVNTASKQLLTYVSGLGPHLARAIVGYRNEHGPFGSREELRKVPRLGPKAFEQAAGFLRIRSAENPLDASAVHPESYPIVEAMARNLGCSVDDLMRTGDLRKQIDLRQYMTEIVGLPTLSDILNELAKPGRDPREPFETFAFTEGVEKIEDLKPGMKLPGIVTNITAFGAFVDIGVHQDGLAHISELSNRFVKNPNDVVKVHQKVMVTVLSVEIERKRISLSMRGDPLQTAKTHEVNPVRNSSGALNPAGIILKCNPAAAAGPEGL